From the genome of Streptacidiphilus rugosus AM-16, one region includes:
- a CDS encoding APC family permease, which produces MAGTISPSGEVDLPESLGYRVKKRLLGKPLVTEQLTDEKLSNPVALGVMASDCISSTAYGSEQMLVILIPAIGLAAFSALIPLTFVILGVLVLLTLSYREVVMVYTRAGGSYVVARENFGPRVAQVAAVALLIDYIVTVAVQAAAGTDALVSLGQFLWGNDGFIAFVSAHKIWLTVAVVLLLCYGNLRGIREAGRAFAIPAYLFFAGMGLLVVVGIGRFLLGDHSHLDVHQPGMMSLGTGEHGFFYGAALLTMLRAFANGGSSLTGLEAISNGVSAFRNPQGPNARKTMVIMSTILGTGVLGVSLLANITHAMPYTAGVPTVVSQEAAWAFGNSWFGQAGLVFVQLATALILYTGANTSFSGFPFLASFVAEDSFLPRQLTRRGHRLAFSAGIIVLTVISLVLLIVTDGNLTQLVSLYAIGVFTGFTMAGAGMVKHHLDRRTGKWKVKVAINGAAAVCAALVVGIFAVTKFTEGAWVVVVIFPIGVWSLIKVNKRYREEAEALATVPVDTVNPNYRRQVMYILVDRVDLAVLKAIRYARSMRPTEVRAVHFMIDDREAERLRTQWGNVEVGDLPLEIVECPDRRITRSLVELIARTAKRERSQITLLIPERNYSPVLGRLLHRRTADQIARAVGKLPNVVATIVPFDVVSAHYELEEAEASGVRVEKLEHLDTPSV; this is translated from the coding sequence ATGGCCGGCACCATCAGCCCCTCTGGAGAGGTCGACCTCCCGGAGAGCCTGGGCTACCGAGTGAAGAAACGTCTCCTCGGCAAGCCCCTGGTCACCGAACAGCTCACCGACGAGAAGCTCTCGAACCCTGTCGCACTCGGCGTCATGGCCTCCGACTGCATCTCCTCCACGGCGTACGGTTCCGAGCAGATGCTCGTGATCCTGATCCCGGCGATCGGCCTCGCGGCGTTCAGCGCTCTGATCCCGTTGACCTTCGTCATTCTGGGTGTACTGGTCCTGCTGACGCTCTCGTACCGCGAGGTCGTCATGGTCTACACGCGGGCCGGTGGCTCCTACGTCGTCGCGCGTGAGAACTTCGGCCCCCGCGTCGCCCAGGTCGCGGCGGTGGCGCTGCTGATCGACTACATCGTCACGGTGGCGGTCCAGGCCGCCGCCGGTACCGACGCGCTGGTCTCGCTCGGCCAGTTCCTGTGGGGCAACGACGGCTTCATAGCCTTCGTATCGGCCCATAAGATCTGGCTCACCGTCGCTGTCGTGCTCCTGCTCTGCTACGGCAATCTTCGGGGCATCCGGGAGGCCGGGCGCGCCTTCGCCATCCCGGCGTACCTCTTCTTCGCGGGCATGGGCCTGCTGGTCGTGGTCGGCATCGGTCGATTCCTGCTGGGCGACCACAGCCACTTGGACGTGCACCAGCCAGGCATGATGTCGCTGGGCACGGGCGAGCACGGCTTCTTCTACGGTGCGGCGTTGCTGACCATGCTGCGGGCCTTTGCCAACGGTGGTTCATCGCTGACCGGCCTGGAGGCCATCTCCAACGGCGTCAGCGCCTTCCGCAACCCGCAGGGCCCGAACGCCCGCAAAACCATGGTCATCATGTCGACCATCCTGGGCACCGGCGTGCTCGGTGTCTCGCTCCTGGCCAACATCACCCACGCCATGCCCTACACCGCCGGCGTGCCCACCGTGGTCTCGCAGGAGGCGGCCTGGGCCTTCGGCAACAGCTGGTTCGGGCAGGCCGGGCTGGTCTTCGTGCAGCTGGCCACGGCCCTCATCCTCTACACCGGTGCGAACACCTCGTTCAGCGGCTTCCCGTTCCTCGCGAGTTTCGTCGCGGAGGACTCCTTCCTGCCGCGCCAGCTGACTCGCCGCGGTCACCGGCTCGCGTTCTCCGCCGGGATCATCGTGCTGACCGTGATCTCGCTGGTGCTGCTGATCGTCACCGACGGCAACCTGACCCAGCTGGTCAGCCTCTATGCGATCGGCGTCTTCACCGGCTTCACCATGGCGGGTGCGGGAATGGTCAAGCATCATCTCGACCGGCGCACCGGCAAGTGGAAGGTCAAGGTCGCAATCAACGGCGCGGCGGCGGTCTGCGCCGCCCTCGTGGTCGGGATCTTCGCGGTCACCAAGTTCACCGAGGGCGCCTGGGTGGTCGTCGTGATCTTCCCGATCGGCGTCTGGTCGCTGATCAAGGTGAACAAGCGCTACCGGGAAGAGGCCGAGGCGCTGGCCACCGTCCCGGTCGACACGGTCAACCCGAACTACCGCCGCCAGGTGATGTACATCCTGGTCGACCGCGTCGACCTGGCCGTACTCAAGGCGATCCGTTATGCCCGCTCGATGCGCCCCACCGAGGTCCGCGCGGTGCACTTCATGATCGACGACCGTGAGGCCGAGCGACTGAGGACGCAGTGGGGCAACGTCGAGGTCGGCGACCTGCCGCTGGAGATCGTCGAGTGTCCTGACCGACGGATCACCCGCTCGCTGGTGGAGCTGATCGCCCGCACGGCCAAGCGGGAGAGGAGCCAGATCACTCTGCTCATCCCGGAGCGGAACTACTCGCCCGTCCTGGGCAGGCTGCTGCACCGCCGCACCGCGGACCAGATCGCCCGCGCGGTCGGCAAGCTGCCCAACGTCGTGGCGACCATCGTGCCCTTCGACGTGGTGAGCGCCCACTACGAACTCGAGGAGGCTGAGGCCTCCGGCGTCCGGGTGGAGAAGCTGGAGCACCTGGACACCCCGTCCGTCTGA
- the rarD gene encoding EamA family transporter RarD codes for MLGFAAYGMWGFFPLYWPLLKPAGAGEILADRMVWSLVTGVLLLAVARLRRPDAWSWIRPLLRQPGRLALVGLGAAVISVNWGMYIWGVNSGHVVETSLGYFINPLVTITFGVLVLRERLRPAQWAAVGIGAVAVAVLTVGYGQLPWIALTLALSFATYGLIKKKVGLGGLEGFATETAFLFLPALGYLFFLSGTGHSTFTSHGPGHALLLALCGLITAVPLVAFGAAAVRVPLTTMGLLQYLAPVFQFLLGIAVFHEHMPTARWIGFGLVWAALAVLTFDGLRQARRSRLAELRDTAGAEAVGVTAS; via the coding sequence ATGCTGGGCTTCGCCGCGTACGGCATGTGGGGGTTCTTCCCGCTCTACTGGCCGCTGCTGAAGCCGGCCGGGGCGGGGGAGATCCTGGCCGACCGGATGGTGTGGTCGCTGGTCACCGGCGTGCTGCTGCTGGCCGTGGCCAGGCTGCGACGCCCTGACGCCTGGTCCTGGATACGCCCGCTGCTGCGGCAGCCCGGGCGGCTCGCGCTGGTCGGGCTCGGGGCGGCGGTGATCAGCGTGAACTGGGGGATGTACATCTGGGGCGTGAACAGCGGGCACGTCGTGGAGACCTCGCTGGGCTACTTCATCAACCCGCTGGTCACCATCACCTTCGGCGTGCTCGTCCTGCGCGAGCGGCTTCGGCCCGCGCAGTGGGCGGCGGTGGGGATCGGCGCGGTGGCCGTCGCCGTGCTGACGGTCGGCTACGGACAGCTGCCCTGGATCGCGCTGACCCTGGCCCTCTCCTTCGCCACCTACGGGCTGATCAAGAAGAAGGTCGGACTCGGCGGCCTGGAGGGCTTCGCGACCGAGACCGCCTTCCTCTTCCTGCCCGCCCTCGGCTACCTGTTCTTCCTCTCCGGCACCGGGCACTCCACCTTCACCTCCCACGGGCCCGGCCACGCGCTGCTGCTGGCGCTGTGCGGGCTGATCACGGCCGTTCCGCTGGTCGCCTTCGGCGCCGCCGCGGTGCGGGTGCCGCTGACCACGATGGGTCTGCTGCAGTACCTCGCGCCGGTGTTCCAGTTCCTGCTCGGCATCGCCGTCTTCCACGAGCACATGCCGACCGCGCGCTGGATCGGCTTCGGACTGGTGTGGGCGGCGCTGGCGGTGCTCACCTTCGACGGGCTGCGCCAGGCGCGGCGCAGCCGCCTCGCCGAACTCCGGGACACCGCCGGGGCGGAGGCGGTCGGCGTCACGGCGTCCTGA
- a CDS encoding 2-oxoacid:ferredoxin oxidoreductase subunit beta, producing the protein MTDVKLTAKDFKSDQEVRWCPGCGDYAILAAVQGFLPELGIARENIVFVSGIGCSSRFPYYLNTYGMHSIHGRAPAIATGLASTRPDLSVWVITGDGDALSIGGNHLIHALRRNVNLKILLFNNQIYGLTKGQYSPTSEQGKITKSTPMGSLDAPFHPLSLAIGAEASFVARTVDSDRKHLTEVLRQAAEHEGTALVEIYQNCNIFNDGAFEILKDPSTRDTALLRLEQGQPYRLSADGEEIVHDAHDPDPTRAFALSRLSSPTPIGVLRSVRRPVYDRQLNEQVAEAVTNRGEGRLEDLLTGSDTWMVR; encoded by the coding sequence ATGACTGACGTCAAGCTGACCGCGAAGGACTTCAAGTCCGACCAGGAGGTGCGCTGGTGCCCGGGCTGCGGTGACTACGCGATCCTCGCCGCGGTGCAGGGCTTCCTGCCGGAGCTCGGCATCGCGCGGGAGAACATCGTCTTCGTCTCCGGCATCGGCTGCTCCTCCCGGTTCCCGTACTACCTCAACACCTACGGGATGCACTCGATCCACGGGCGCGCCCCGGCCATCGCGACCGGCCTGGCGTCGACCCGCCCGGACCTGTCGGTGTGGGTGATCACCGGTGACGGCGACGCGCTGTCCATCGGCGGCAACCATCTGATCCACGCGCTGCGCCGCAATGTGAACCTGAAGATCCTGCTCTTCAACAACCAGATCTACGGGCTCACCAAGGGGCAGTACTCGCCCACCAGCGAGCAGGGCAAGATCACCAAGTCCACGCCGATGGGCTCGCTGGACGCGCCCTTCCATCCGCTCTCGCTGGCGATCGGCGCGGAGGCGAGCTTCGTGGCCCGCACCGTCGACTCCGACCGCAAGCACCTGACCGAAGTGCTGCGGCAGGCGGCCGAGCACGAGGGCACGGCCCTGGTGGAGATCTACCAGAACTGCAACATCTTCAACGACGGCGCCTTCGAGATCCTCAAGGACCCGTCGACGCGGGACACCGCACTGCTGCGGCTGGAGCAGGGGCAGCCGTACCGGCTCAGCGCCGACGGCGAGGAGATCGTGCACGACGCGCACGACCCCGACCCCACCCGCGCCTTCGCCCTGTCCCGGCTGAGCTCGCCGACCCCGATCGGGGTGCTGCGCTCGGTCCGCCGGCCGGTGTACGACCGGCAGCTGAACGAGCAGGTGGCCGAGGCCGTGACAAACCGGGGCGAAGGGCGGCTGGAGGACCTTCTTACCGGTAGCGACACGTGGATGGTTCGGTGA
- a CDS encoding LuxR C-terminal-related transcriptional regulator — protein sequence MSAALRVVIAEDSVLLRDGLTRLLTDRGMEVVGAVGDGEALVALVDELAGGATGVPDVVVADVRMPPTHTDEGVRACIELRERHPEVGTLVLSQYVEERYASELLAGTTRGVGYLLKDRVAEVREFVEAVTRVAGGGTALDPEVVAQLLGRSRRHDTLAVLTPREREVLGLMAEGRSNTAVARQLVVSDGAVEKHVSNIFLKLGLTQSPEDHRRVLAVLTYLNS from the coding sequence ATGTCTGCTGCCCTGCGCGTCGTGATCGCCGAGGATTCCGTGCTGCTCCGTGACGGCCTGACCCGGCTGCTCACCGACCGCGGGATGGAGGTCGTCGGCGCGGTGGGCGACGGCGAGGCCCTGGTCGCGCTGGTCGACGAGCTCGCGGGCGGCGCGACGGGCGTGCCGGACGTGGTGGTCGCGGACGTGCGGATGCCCCCCACCCACACCGACGAGGGCGTGCGGGCCTGCATCGAGCTGCGGGAGCGGCACCCTGAGGTCGGTACGCTGGTGCTGTCCCAGTACGTGGAGGAGCGCTACGCCTCCGAGCTGCTGGCGGGCACGACACGCGGGGTCGGCTACCTGCTGAAGGACCGCGTCGCGGAGGTGCGGGAGTTCGTCGAGGCGGTCACCCGGGTGGCCGGGGGCGGCACCGCGCTGGACCCCGAGGTCGTCGCCCAGCTGCTGGGCCGCAGCCGCCGCCACGACACGCTGGCGGTGCTCACCCCGCGTGAGCGGGAGGTGCTGGGGCTGATGGCCGAGGGCCGCAGCAACACGGCCGTGGCGCGGCAGCTGGTGGTCTCCGACGGCGCGGTCGAGAAGCACGTGAGCAACATCTTCCTCAAGCTGGGCCTGACCCAGAGCCCGGAGGACCACCGGCGGGTGCTGGCGGTGCTGACCTACCTGAACTCCTGA
- a CDS encoding DeoR/GlpR family DNA-binding transcription regulator has protein sequence MLAKRRQSVILAEIRRSGSVRVGELSARFGVSDMTIRRDLSELARLGLVEKVHGGALQAGNAGSVEPGFEAKVEWEPEAKDEIARLAAGLVRPGTAIALSAGTTTHALARHLLRVQRLTVVTNSVRVADVFEEARRPGRTGPTVVLTGGVRTPSDALVGPMASLALHDLHVDQLFMGCHGLDPEAGLTTPNLAEAETNRALIACAGKVVVLADHSKWGMVSLSSYAPLSAVDTLITDAAMPPEVRELAVSAVGRLLVAGQPA, from the coding sequence ATGCTCGCGAAGCGGCGGCAGTCCGTGATCCTCGCGGAGATCCGGCGGAGTGGCAGCGTCCGGGTGGGGGAGCTGTCGGCCAGGTTCGGCGTCTCCGACATGACGATCCGTCGGGACCTGTCCGAGCTGGCCAGGCTGGGCCTGGTCGAGAAGGTCCACGGCGGGGCGCTGCAGGCCGGCAACGCGGGCAGCGTCGAGCCGGGCTTCGAGGCCAAGGTCGAGTGGGAGCCGGAGGCCAAGGACGAGATCGCCCGGCTCGCGGCCGGTCTGGTCCGGCCCGGCACGGCCATCGCGCTGTCCGCGGGGACGACCACGCACGCGCTGGCCCGGCACCTGCTGCGGGTGCAGCGGCTGACGGTGGTGACGAACTCGGTGCGGGTGGCCGACGTGTTCGAGGAGGCGCGCCGGCCCGGGCGCACCGGACCCACCGTCGTGCTCACCGGCGGCGTACGCACCCCCAGCGACGCGCTGGTCGGCCCGATGGCCTCGCTGGCCCTGCACGACCTGCACGTGGACCAGCTGTTCATGGGCTGCCACGGCCTGGACCCGGAGGCCGGGCTGACCACGCCCAACCTGGCCGAGGCGGAGACCAACCGGGCCCTGATCGCCTGCGCGGGCAAGGTGGTGGTGCTGGCCGACCACAGCAAGTGGGGCATGGTCAGCCTCAGCTCCTACGCGCCGCTCTCGGCGGTGGACACGCTCATCACCGACGCCGCGATGCCCCCGGAGGTCAGGGAGCTCGCGGTGTCGGCGGTGGGACGGCTGCTGGTGGCCGGACAGCCGGCGTAG
- a CDS encoding polyprenyl synthetase family protein, translated as MTVVGPFGLSVQDQALETDVREGMAAVEQALVEATKSDVPFITVGAQHLLYAGGKRFRPLLALLAAQFGDASAPGVVPAAVVVELTHLATLYHDDVMDEAAMRRGAVSANARWDNSIAILTGDFVFSRASRILADLGPEAVRLQSEAFERLVTGQILETVGPGPDEDPVRHYLEVLSGKTSSLVAVSCHLGALLAGADETVVEILTQFGERIGTAFQLADDVLDVASDSHESGKTPGTDLREGVPTLPVLLLRASEPDPSVPGDLRLRELTAGPLEDDALHAEALALLRAHPALAMARESTLRWSEEARALLGPLPECPAKTALEGLCDAVALRTM; from the coding sequence GTGACCGTCGTGGGGCCCTTCGGGCTGAGCGTGCAGGATCAGGCACTGGAGACCGACGTCCGTGAGGGCATGGCCGCGGTCGAACAGGCACTCGTCGAGGCCACCAAGAGCGACGTGCCCTTCATCACAGTGGGCGCACAGCACCTGCTGTACGCGGGCGGCAAGCGGTTCCGCCCGCTGCTCGCGCTGCTGGCCGCGCAGTTCGGCGACGCCAGCGCGCCGGGCGTGGTCCCGGCCGCGGTGGTGGTCGAGCTGACCCACCTGGCCACGCTGTACCACGACGACGTGATGGACGAGGCGGCGATGCGCCGTGGCGCGGTCAGCGCCAACGCCCGCTGGGACAACTCCATCGCCATCCTGACCGGCGACTTCGTCTTCTCCCGCGCCTCCAGGATCCTGGCGGACCTGGGCCCGGAGGCGGTCCGGCTGCAGTCCGAGGCCTTCGAGCGGCTGGTCACCGGCCAGATCCTGGAGACCGTCGGCCCGGGCCCCGACGAGGACCCGGTGCGGCACTACCTGGAGGTCCTCTCCGGCAAGACCAGCTCGCTGGTCGCCGTCTCCTGCCACCTGGGCGCGCTGCTCGCCGGGGCGGACGAGACGGTCGTCGAGATACTGACCCAGTTCGGCGAGCGCATCGGCACCGCCTTCCAGCTGGCCGACGACGTGCTCGACGTGGCCAGCGACAGCCACGAGTCCGGCAAGACGCCCGGCACGGACCTGCGCGAGGGCGTCCCCACGCTGCCGGTGCTGCTGCTGCGCGCCTCCGAGCCCGACCCGTCCGTCCCGGGCGACCTGCGGCTGCGCGAGCTGACGGCGGGCCCGCTGGAGGACGACGCGCTGCACGCGGAGGCGCTGGCGCTGCTCCGCGCCCACCCGGCGCTGGCGATGGCCCGCGAGTCCACCCTCCGCTGGTCGGAGGAGGCCCGCGCGCTGCTCGGCCCGCTGCCGGAGTGCCCGGCCAAGACGGCCCTTGAGGGCCTGTGCGACGCGGTGGCGCTGCGCACGATGTAG
- a CDS encoding sphingomyelin phosphodiesterase has translation MRTRHLLAAALAATTALIGDATTTAHATTGGNTLSVFAWNVDLGTSIVDSTQNEQAATRTPVVESIVRQHNADVVVLDELFNHASTSDIESKLADLYPYHTPVVGQVCSGGGWNGISGDCSNSWFVINGGTMIFSKYPIDAQYAHVFSNSTSGTWDYNANKGAALAEIDKNGVKTWVVGTHLQADQSNTSTDTTQATRLAQLGEIRGWVNGIVGSTAPVLIGGDLNVEYSHGAARGDYANAQNAVGGVLGTPATDPSQHWTMDCPVSAWCQYMAGVETFPVDYQDSLDYLGYLNAPGRPVPTALPAVATDFDPQSGWTSGALDTRSPSDHYPVQTTFQLP, from the coding sequence GTGCGCACGCGTCACCTGCTCGCCGCCGCTCTCGCCGCCACCACCGCGCTGATCGGCGACGCGACAACCACGGCCCACGCCACCACCGGCGGCAACACCCTGTCCGTGTTCGCCTGGAACGTCGACCTCGGCACCTCGATCGTCGACAGCACCCAGAACGAGCAGGCCGCCACCCGCACGCCCGTGGTCGAGTCGATCGTCCGCCAGCACAACGCCGACGTCGTGGTGCTCGACGAGCTCTTCAACCACGCCTCGACCAGCGACATCGAGAGCAAGCTGGCCGACCTGTACCCGTACCACACGCCCGTCGTCGGCCAGGTCTGCTCCGGCGGCGGCTGGAACGGCATCAGCGGGGACTGCTCGAACTCCTGGTTCGTCATCAACGGCGGCACCATGATCTTCTCGAAGTACCCGATCGACGCGCAGTACGCGCACGTCTTCTCCAACTCGACCTCGGGCACCTGGGACTACAACGCCAACAAGGGCGCCGCCCTCGCCGAGATCGACAAGAACGGCGTGAAGACCTGGGTCGTCGGCACGCATCTCCAGGCGGACCAGTCCAACACCTCCACGGACACCACCCAGGCGACCCGCCTCGCCCAGCTCGGCGAGATCCGCGGCTGGGTCAACGGCATCGTCGGCTCGACCGCCCCGGTGCTGATCGGCGGTGACCTGAACGTCGAGTACTCCCACGGCGCGGCGCGCGGCGACTACGCCAACGCGCAGAACGCCGTCGGCGGCGTCCTCGGCACCCCGGCGACCGACCCGTCGCAGCACTGGACGATGGACTGCCCGGTCTCCGCCTGGTGCCAGTACATGGCCGGCGTCGAGACCTTCCCGGTCGACTACCAGGACAGCCTGGACTACCTCGGCTACCTCAACGCGCCCGGCCGCCCCGTTCCGACGGCGCTGCCCGCCGTGGCGACCGACTTCGACCCGCAGTCCGGCTGGACTTCGGGCGCGCTCGACACCCGCTCCCCCAGCGACCACTACCCGGTCCAGACCACCTTCCAGCTGCCGTAA
- a CDS encoding 2-oxoacid:acceptor oxidoreductase subunit alpha — translation MTSRVEETGSTFEEPPTGGKRVRRLDRVVIRFAGDSGDGMQLTGDRFTSETAGFGNDLSTLPNFPAEIRAPAGTLPGVSSFQLHFADHDILTPGDAPDVLVAMNPAALKANLGDLPRGAEIIVNTDEFTKRALSKVGWAADPLDDGTLSAYAVHPVALTTLTVEALKDSGLSRKDAERAKNMFALGLLSWMYHRPTEGTERFLRSKFAKKPDIAEANVVAFRAGWNYGETTESFAVSYEVAPASKAFRPGRYRNISGNLALAYGLIAASKQSGLPLFLGSYPITPASDILHELSKHKNFGVRTFQAEDEIAGIGAALGAAFGGSLGVTTTSGPGVALKSETIGLAVSLELPLLVVDIQRGGPSTGLPTKTEQADLLQAMFGRNGEAPVPIVAPASPGECFTAALEAARIALTYRTPVFLLSDGYLANGSEPWRVPEVDELPDLRVEFATEVNAPDGSGEFWPYLRDPQTLARPWAVPGTPGLEHRIGGIEKQDGTGNISYDPANHDHMVRTRQAKIDGIEVPALEVDDPGGDAKLLVLGWGSTFGPIAAGVRRVRAGGGRVAQAHLRYLNPFPANLGEVLKRYDRVLVPEMNLGQLALLLRARYLVDAQSFTQVSGMPFKAAQLAEVIKEAIHD, via the coding sequence GTGACCAGCAGGGTCGAGGAGACGGGTTCCACGTTCGAGGAACCCCCCACTGGGGGGAAGCGGGTCAGACGCCTGGACCGCGTCGTGATCCGTTTCGCCGGGGACTCCGGCGACGGCATGCAGCTGACCGGCGACAGGTTCACGTCGGAGACGGCGGGATTCGGCAACGACCTGTCGACGCTGCCCAACTTTCCGGCCGAGATCCGCGCCCCCGCAGGAACCCTGCCGGGCGTCTCGTCCTTCCAGCTCCACTTCGCCGACCACGACATCCTGACGCCGGGCGACGCGCCCGACGTGCTGGTGGCGATGAACCCGGCGGCGCTCAAGGCCAACCTGGGCGACCTCCCGCGCGGCGCGGAGATCATCGTCAACACGGACGAGTTCACCAAGCGGGCGCTGTCGAAGGTCGGCTGGGCGGCGGATCCGCTGGACGACGGCACCCTGTCGGCGTACGCGGTGCATCCGGTGGCGCTGACCACGCTGACGGTCGAGGCCCTGAAGGACTCCGGGCTCTCGCGCAAGGACGCCGAGCGGGCGAAGAACATGTTCGCGCTCGGGCTGCTCAGCTGGATGTACCACCGGCCCACCGAGGGCACCGAGCGCTTCCTGCGCTCCAAGTTCGCCAAGAAGCCCGACATCGCCGAGGCGAACGTCGTGGCCTTCCGGGCCGGCTGGAACTACGGCGAGACCACCGAGTCCTTCGCCGTCTCCTACGAGGTCGCCCCGGCGTCCAAGGCCTTCAGGCCGGGCCGCTACCGCAACATCTCGGGGAACCTGGCGCTCGCCTACGGGCTGATCGCCGCCTCGAAGCAGTCCGGGCTGCCGCTCTTCCTGGGCTCCTACCCGATCACGCCGGCCTCGGACATCCTGCACGAGCTGTCGAAGCACAAGAACTTCGGCGTGCGGACCTTCCAGGCCGAGGACGAGATCGCCGGCATCGGCGCGGCCCTGGGAGCGGCCTTCGGCGGCTCGCTGGGCGTGACCACGACGTCCGGGCCCGGGGTGGCGCTGAAGTCGGAGACGATCGGCCTGGCGGTCTCCCTGGAGCTGCCGCTGCTGGTGGTCGACATCCAGCGCGGCGGCCCCTCGACGGGCCTGCCCACCAAGACCGAGCAGGCGGACCTGCTGCAGGCGATGTTCGGACGCAACGGCGAGGCGCCCGTCCCGATCGTCGCCCCCGCCTCGCCCGGGGAGTGCTTCACGGCGGCCCTGGAGGCCGCCAGGATCGCGCTGACCTACCGCACCCCGGTGTTCCTGCTCTCCGACGGCTACCTGGCCAACGGCAGCGAGCCCTGGCGGGTGCCGGAGGTCGACGAGCTCCCCGATCTGCGGGTGGAGTTCGCCACCGAGGTCAACGCTCCCGACGGCTCGGGCGAGTTCTGGCCGTACCTGCGCGACCCGCAGACGCTGGCGCGCCCCTGGGCGGTGCCGGGGACGCCGGGCCTGGAGCACCGGATCGGCGGCATCGAGAAGCAGGACGGGACGGGGAACATCTCCTACGACCCGGCCAACCACGACCACATGGTCCGCACCCGCCAGGCCAAGATCGACGGGATCGAGGTCCCGGCGCTGGAGGTCGACGACCCGGGCGGCGACGCGAAGCTGCTGGTGCTCGGCTGGGGCTCGACCTTCGGGCCGATCGCGGCCGGGGTGCGGCGGGTCCGGGCCGGCGGCGGCAGGGTCGCGCAGGCGCACCTGCGCTACCTCAACCCCTTCCCGGCCAACCTGGGCGAGGTGCTGAAGCGGTACGACCGGGTCCTGGTGCCGGAGATGAACCTGGGGCAGCTCGCGCTGCTGCTGCGGGCCAGGTACCTCGTCGACGCGCAGTCGTTCACCCAGGTCAGCGGCATGCCGTTCAAGGCGGCGCAGCTCGCCGAGGTCATCAAGGAGGCCATCCATGACTGA
- a CDS encoding ABC transporter substrate-binding protein has product MSISRRAFLAAAGFTAVSAGSALLSGCGSSNTRVTGESGAPSSLEVFSWWTEGGEANALSSLVSEFHLHNPNIKFINRSVAGGAGANAKAELARRMKAGNPPDTFQAQAGAMLDDYVDAGQLEDLGFLYQQQGWDRSVNPTLLALAKRNGKHWSVPLDIHHINVLWSNKRLCDHLKISSAPTSVPEFLTALNKVAAAGKVPIAIGTTPDQNWQVKHLMEVLLVAELGPDAWSTLWRRGGDWTSQPVSAALAALRQIMSLTSPQTAAMTWDQASAMVGKGEAAYQIMGDWTEATFTLSGLIAHRDYDWSPAPGTSGTFVFASDCFTLPKGAKDRDAAIAWLIECGSQGGQDSFTAAKGAIPPRSVVGSTERGLFDTYSRWSMDQWTSTHIVGSLTHGVVARAAWNGAIDAAVTTFVNDRNPTRLQSALVTAAHTYAA; this is encoded by the coding sequence ATGAGCATCAGCCGCCGCGCCTTTCTCGCTGCTGCCGGTTTCACCGCCGTTTCGGCCGGTTCGGCGCTGTTGAGTGGCTGCGGAAGCAGCAATACACGCGTCACCGGGGAGTCGGGCGCCCCGAGTTCACTGGAGGTCTTCTCCTGGTGGACCGAGGGCGGGGAGGCCAACGCACTCTCCTCCCTGGTGAGCGAGTTCCATCTGCACAATCCGAACATCAAATTCATCAACCGCTCCGTCGCCGGCGGCGCCGGCGCCAACGCCAAGGCGGAGCTGGCCCGTCGGATGAAGGCCGGAAACCCGCCGGACACCTTCCAGGCCCAGGCCGGCGCGATGCTGGACGACTACGTGGACGCCGGCCAGTTGGAGGACCTCGGCTTCCTCTACCAGCAACAGGGCTGGGACCGCTCGGTCAACCCGACACTGCTGGCGCTGGCCAAGCGCAACGGCAAGCACTGGTCGGTGCCGCTCGACATCCACCACATCAACGTGCTGTGGTCCAACAAGCGCCTCTGCGACCACCTGAAGATCTCCTCCGCCCCCACCTCGGTGCCCGAGTTCCTCACCGCCCTGAACAAGGTCGCGGCCGCCGGCAAGGTCCCGATCGCCATCGGCACGACGCCGGACCAGAACTGGCAGGTCAAGCACCTGATGGAGGTGCTGCTCGTGGCCGAGCTCGGCCCGGACGCCTGGTCGACGCTCTGGCGGCGCGGCGGCGACTGGACCAGCCAGCCGGTCAGCGCGGCCCTCGCGGCGTTGCGACAGATCATGTCGCTGACCAGCCCCCAGACCGCGGCGATGACCTGGGACCAGGCGAGCGCCATGGTCGGCAAGGGCGAGGCCGCCTACCAGATCATGGGCGACTGGACCGAGGCCACCTTCACCCTGTCCGGCCTGATCGCGCACCGGGACTACGACTGGTCCCCCGCTCCCGGCACCTCAGGCACCTTCGTCTTCGCCTCCGACTGCTTCACGCTCCCCAAGGGCGCGAAGGACCGGGACGCGGCCATCGCCTGGCTGATCGAGTGCGGCAGCCAGGGCGGCCAGGACTCCTTCACCGCGGCCAAGGGTGCGATCCCGCCGCGGTCGGTCGTCGGCTCGACCGAGCGGGGCCTCTTCGACACCTACTCACGGTGGTCGATGGACCAGTGGACCTCCACCCACATCGTCGGCTCGCTGACTCACGGCGTGGTCGCCCGCGCCGCATGGAACGGGGCCATCGACGCGGCCGTCACCACGTTCGTCAACGACCGCAACCCGACCCGGCTGCAGTCCGCGCTCGTCACGGCGGCCCACACCTACGCGGCGTAG